A genome region from Triticum aestivum cultivar Chinese Spring chromosome 2B, IWGSC CS RefSeq v2.1, whole genome shotgun sequence includes the following:
- the LOC123039517 gene encoding subtilisin-like protease 4, whose protein sequence is MGSFKVSLLLSLLTFLLLTIVTAGDDLRTYVIHVQPREDRHFGTTDDDRKAWHQSFLPEHGHLLHSYHHVASGFAARLTRRELEAVSAMPGFVAAVPDVIYHVQTTHTPQFLGLDTALGARNLSVGSGEGVIIGMVDSGVFPDHPSFSGFGMMPPPAKWKGRCDFNGSACNGHKLIGARSFISSGDGSASGAAPVSPIDESGHGTHTSSIAAGSVVPGAQVLGQGNGAASGIAPRAHLAMYKVCDDSGHCAGIDVLAGIDAAMSDGCDIISISIGLPPRPFYNDSVAIGTFAAAEKGIFVSMAAGNGGPRNSSILNEAPWMLTVAASTMDRLISAKVILGDNLSFDGESLYQPGNSVEASLVYAGASSTHLAQFCGNGSLEGFDVKDKIVLCDVGGYPPVDMGAEVLRAGGAGMIVGNQFSEGYITSPDAHVLPASQVSYAAVVKIKNYINSTTNPTATISFRGTVLGTSPAPVITYFSSRGPNVHSPGILKPDITGPGVNVIAAWPFQVGPPSIDLRPTFNILSGTSMSTPHLAGVAALIKSKHPSWSPAAIKSAIMTTADVTDRSGTPILDEHHKAADLFAVGAGHVNPEKAVDPGLIFDISPDDYIGYLCGMYKSEEVSVIVRRAVNCSADMAILDYQLNYPSVSVSFPPTWSTGPPMSVGRTVTNVGEVSAVYYPEVDMPADSPVTVTVFPDKLLFTKANQVQKFDIDVEAKNSSATAVQGAIRWVSVKHTVRIPISVTFAAH, encoded by the coding sequence ATGGGAAGCTTCAAGGTCTCCTTGCTTCTCTCCCttctcaccttcctcctcctcaccATTGTCACCGCCGGGGACGACCTCAGGACGTACGTCATCCACGTGCAGCCCCGGGAGGACCGCCACTTTGGCACGACCGACGACGACCGGAAGGCGTGGCACCAGTCCTTCCTCCCCGAGCATGGCCATCTCCTCCATTCCTACCACCACGTCGCGAGCGGCTTCGCGGCGCGGCTGACGCGGCGGGAGCTCGAAGCTGTCTCCGCCATGCCCGGGTTCGTCGCCGCGGTGCCGGACGTGATCTACCACGTGCAGACGACGCACACGCCGCAGTTCCTCGGGCTGGACACGGCGCTGGGCGCCAGGAACTTGTCCGTCGGCTCCGGCGAAGGCGTCATCATCGGGATGGTCGACAGCGGTGTCTTCCCCGATCACCCATCCTTTAGCGGCTTCGGCATGATGCCGCCGCCTGCCAAGTGGAAGGGGAGATGCGACTTCAACGGCTCCGCGTGCAACGGGCACAAGCTGATCGGTGCTCGGTCCTTcatcagcagcggcgacggcagtGCTTCCGGCGCCGCCCCCGTATCGCCGATCGACGAGAGTGGGCACGGCACGCACACGTCCAGCATCGCCGCAGGATCAGTCGTGCCAGGTGCTCAGGTGCTCGGGCAGGGCAACGGCGCCGCGTCCGGCATCGCGCCCCGCGCGCACCTCGCCATGTACAAGGTTTGCGACGACAGCGGCCACTGCGCCGGCATAGATGTACTCGCTGGCATCGACGCCGCCATGTCTGACGGCTGCGACATTATATCCATTTCGATCGGCCTTCCACCGCGGCCTTTCTACAACGACAGCGTCGCCATCGGCACGTTCGCCGCAGCGGAGAAGGGGATTTTCGTCAGCATGGCGGCTGGCAACGGCGGCCCGAGAAACTCCTCGATATTGAATGAGGCGCCATGGATGCTCACCGTCGCCGCGAGCACCATGGACCGTTTGATCAGCGCTAAGGTTATCCTTGGAGACAACCTCTCCTTCGACGGCGAGTCGCTCTACCAGCCCGGCAACTCCGTGGAGGCCTCGCTGGTCTACGCCGGTGCGAGCTCGACGCATTTGGCCCAGTTCTGCGGCAACGGCTCGCTAGAAGGCTTTGACGTCAAGGACAAGATAGTGCTGTGCGACGTCGGCGGCTACCCGCCGGTGGACATGGGAGCCGAGGTGCTGAGAGCCGGAGGCGCAGGCATGATTGTGGGCAACCAGTTTTCGGAGGGCTACATCACGTCCCCGGACGCGCACGTCCTGCCGGCCTCGCAAGTCAGCTATGCTGCTGTAGTGAAGATCAAGAACTACATCAATTCCACGACGAACCCGACGGCAACTATCTCCTTCAGAGGCACGGTCCTCGGCACCTCGCCGGCGCCGGTCATCACCTACTTCTCCTCCCGTGGCCCCAACGTCCACAGCCCCGGCATTCTGAAGCCCGACATCACGGGCCCCGGCGTGAACGTAATCGCGGCGTGGCCGTTCCAAGTCGGCCCGCCGTCGATTGACCTCAGGCCGACCTTCAACATTCTCTCCGGCACGTCCATGTCGACGCCGCACCTTGCTGGTGTCGCCgcgctgatcaagagcaagcaccccagctggtcgccggcggcgatcaaGTCCGCCATCATGACCACCGCCGACGTCACCGACCGCTCCGGCACGCCGATACTCGACGAGCACCACAAGGCCGCCGACCTCTTCGCCGTCGGAGCCGGCCATGTCAATCCGGAGAAGGCCGTGGACCCGGGCCTGATCTTTGACATTTCCCCGGACGACTACATCGGCTACCTCTGCGGCATGTACAAGAGCGAAGAGGTCTCGGTGATCGTGCGCCGCGCTGTGAACTGCTCGGCCGACATGGCGATCCTAGACTACCAGCTAAACTACCCGTCGGTCTCGGTGTCGTTCCCGCCAACGTGGAGCACAGGTCCTCCAATGTCAGTGGGGCGCACGGTGACGAACGTCGGAGAGGTGTCGGCGGTGTACTACCCCGAGGTCGACATGCCGGCAGACAGCCCTGTGACCGTCACTGTTTTTCCGGACAAGCTTTTGTTCACCAAGGCGAACCAAGTCCAGAAATTCGATATAGACGTGGAGGCGAAGAACAGCAGCGCCACGGCGGTGCAGGGTGCGATCCGGTGGGTCTCTGTCAAGCACACAGTGAGGATCCCCATCTCAGTCACCTTTGCCGCACACTAG